In Musa acuminata AAA Group cultivar baxijiao chromosome BXJ3-11, Cavendish_Baxijiao_AAA, whole genome shotgun sequence, one DNA window encodes the following:
- the LOC103970793 gene encoding mitogen-activated protein kinase kinase 9-like: MRTHSSSSHITLDPDKRRHPSNLLLSIPFRAPTSLFSMAIVRERRLPHLNLTLEIPDPASASGCGLRFPLPPPPPTTTMIPCSTSSSSSAPAPAPAPSAEFRISDFEKLRVLGHGNGGTVYKVRHRRTAAVYALKVVHTDAALRCQVYREVDILRRVAESNHVVRFHAVVPTPSGDVALLLEHMDGGSLDALLRRRPFPEPAVAAIARQALLGLAELHSRNIVHRDIKPANLLINAAGEVKIADFGVGKVLRRSLDPCDSYVGTCAYMSPERFDPESHGGDYDPYAADVWSLGLAVLELHRGHFPLLPEGARPDWATLMVAICFGEAARAVTERAASGEFRGFIECCLQKESGKRWSVAELLGHPFVAGADGAESERALRDLLREDSDES; encoded by the coding sequence ATGCGCACGCACTCATCCTCTTCGCATATCACACTCGATCCTGATAAAAGACGCCATCCCTCGAACCTTCTCCTGTCGATACCATTTCGAGCTCCGACTTCCCTCTTCTCCATGGCCATCGTCCGTGAGCGAAGGCTCCCCCACCTCAACCTCACCCTCGAGATCCCCGACCCCGCTTCCGCCTCCGGGTGCGGCCTTCGATTTCcccttccgccgccgccgccgacgacgacgatgattcCGTGCTCCACGTCTTCTTCCTCGtccgcccccgcccccgcccccgccccGTCGGCCGAGTTCCGGATCTCGGACTTCGAGAAGCTCCGGGTCCTCGGCCACGGCAACGGGGGCACCGTCTACAAGGTGCGTCACCGCCGCACCGCCGCCGTGTACGCCCTCAAGGTGGTGCACACGGATGCCGCCCTCCGCTGCCAGGTGTACCGCGAGGTCGACATCCTCCGCCGTGTGGCTGAATCCAACCACGTCGTCCGGTTCCACGCCGTCGTCCCCACCCCCTCCGGCGACGTTGCTCTCCTCCTCGAGCACATGGACGGCGGGTCCCTGGACGCCCTGCTCCGCCGCCGGCCGTTCCCGGAGCCCGCCGTCGCCGCTATCGCTCGCCAGGCCCTCCTCGGTCTGGCCGAGCTCCACTCCCGCAACATCGTCCACCGCGATATCAAGCCTGCCAACCTCCTCATCAACGCCGCCGGCGAGGTCAAGATCGCGGACTTCGGGGTGGGCAAGGTGCTCCGGCGGTCCCTCGACCCCTGTGACTCCTACGTGGGCACGTGCGCCTATATGAGCCCGGAGCGGTTCGACCCGGAGTCGCACGGCGGCGACTACGACCCCTACGCGGCCGACGTGTGGAGCCTGGGCCTGGCGGTGCTGGAGCTGCACCGAGGCCACTTCCCGCTGCTCCCGGAAGGGGCGCGCCCCGACTGGGCGACGCTGATGGTGGCGATCTGCTTCGGGGAGGCAGCGCGGGCGGTGACGGAGAGGGCGGCCTCGGGAGAGTTCCGGGGGTTCATCGAGTGCTGCCTGCAGAAGGAGAGCGGGAAGAGGTGGTCAGTGGCGGAGCTGCTGGGGCACCCCTTCGTGGCGGGGGCGGACGGGGCCGAGTCGGAGCGGGCGCTCCGGGACCTGCTGCGGGAGGACTCGGACGAGTCGTGA
- the LOC135653294 gene encoding microtubule-associated protein 70-1-like: MSDLFDDGGEGFACEATWGNATPAVVMASASFKGEGKAAPALRRRASMKPNVEVEEFINLLHGSDPVRVELNRLENEVRDKDRELSEAQSEIKALRLSERAREKAVEELTEELTKMDEKLKLTESLLENRNLEIKKINDEKREALAAQFAAEATLRRVHSAQKDDDMPPIEAILAPLEAELKLTRHENVKLQDDNRALDRLTKSKEVALLEAERTVQIALAKASLVDDLQNKNQDLMKQIEICQEENKILDKMHRQKVAEVEKLSQTVRELEEAVLAGGAAANAVRDYQRKVQEMSEEMKILDRELARAKVTANRVAVVVANEWKDANDKVMPVKQWLEERRFMQGEMQQLRDKLAIAERAARSEAQLKEKFQLRLKVLEEGLRISASGTNRTSVDGKSTSNSPSGRQSLCGADNVTKSVDGFLSKRPSFQMRYSISGSTVLKHAKGASKSFDGGTRSLDRSKVLVNAAGLSMNESSDATESDVSRNSWKENPDKRTSELPDVDSVDCVSGLLYDILQREVITLRKACYEKDQSLKDKDDAIEMLAKKVDTLTKAMEVEAKKMRREVALMEKEVASMRVEKEQDNKSKRLGGSKGPTNSSQLLPGRNAPRSGLTRNL; encoded by the exons ATGTCAGATCTGTTCGACGACGGCGGGGAGGGGTTCGCTTGCGAGGCCACCTGGGGGAACGCGACGCCGGCGGTCGTGATGGCGTCTGCTTCGTTCAAGGGCGAGGGGAAGGCGGCGCCGGCACTGAGGCGAAGGGCTTCCATGAAGCCGAACGTGGAGGTGGAGGAGTTCATCAATTTGCTCCATGGATCGGATCCGGTGAGGGTCGAGCTCAATAGGCTCGAGAATGAAGTTAGAG ACAAAGATCGTGAATTGTCAGAGGCACAGTCGGAGATCAAGGCTCTGCGGTTGTCTGAGCGTGCGAGAGAGAAGGCAGTCGAAGAG CTGACAGAAGAATTGACTAAGATGGATGAGAAGCTCAAGCTCACTGAATCACTTCTTGAAAACAGG AATCttgaaattaagaaaataaatgaCGAGAAAAGGGAAGCCTTGGCTGCCCAGTTTGCAGCAGAGGCAACACTTAGAAGAGTTCATTCAGCTCAAAAAGATGATGACATGCCCCCAATTGAAGCCATTCTCGCACCTCTTGAGGCAGAGTTGAAGCTCACACGGCACGAG AATGTGAAGCTACAGGATGACAACAGAGCATTAGATCGTCTTACCAAATCAAAGGAAGTGGCACTATTGGAAGCAGAACGGACTGTACAGATTGCTTTAGCAAAGGCTTCTTTAGTGGATGATCTACAAAATAAGAACCAGGATTTAATGAAACAAATTGAGATCTGTCAG GAAGAGAACAAGATCTTGGATAAAATGCACCGACAAAAGGTTGCTGAGGTTGAAAAGCTTAGCCAGACTGTGCGAGAACTAGAAGAGGCTGTTCTTGCAGGGGGCGCAGCTGCAAATGCTGTTAGAGATTACCAGCGAAAAGTTCAGGAGATGAGT GAAGAGATGAAAATTCTTGACCGTGAACTTGCTCGAGCCAAGGTCACAGCTAATAGGGTTGCAGTGGTGGTGGCAAATGAATGGAAAGATGCCAATGACAAAGTAATGCCTGTTAAACAGTGGCTTGAAGAGCGAAGGTTCATGCAG GGTGAAATGCAGCAACTTCGAGATAAGCTTGCTATAGCTGAACGTGCTGCAAGATCCGAAGCTCAGTTGAAA GAGAAGTTTCAGTTACGGCTCAAGGTTTTAGAAGAGGGATTGAGAATTTCAGCAAGTGGTACTAATCGAACTAGTGTAGATGGAAAGAGTACAAGCAATAGTCCTTCAGGTCGTCAATCCCTTTGTGGAGCTGATAATGTGACAAAGAGTGTTGATGGCTTCCTATCAAAGAGACCATCTTTTCAGATGAGGTATTCTATTTCTGGTAGCACAGTGTTGAAACATGCCAAAGGGGCATCAAAGTCATTTGATGGTGGCACTAGGTCTTTAGATCGCAGCAAAGTCCTTGTGAATGCAGCAGGTCTATCAATGAACGAATCATCTGATGCAACTGAGAGTGATGTCTCACGTAACAGTTGGAAGGAAAATCCAGATAAGAGAACCAGTGAGTTACCTGATGTTGACTCAGTTGATTGTGTCTCTGGGCTACTGTATGACATATTGCAAAGGGAGGTAATCACACTCAGAAAAGCATGCTATGAGAAGGACCAAAGCTTAAAAGACAAAGATGATGCAATTGAG ATGCTGGCCAAGAAAGTTGATACATTGACTAAAGCAATGGAGGTGGAGGCAAAAAAGATGAGAAGAGAAGTAGCTTTAATGGAGAAAGAAGTGGCTTCTATGCGAGTGGAGAAAGAACAAGATAACAAGTCTAAGCGACTTGGAGGTTCCAAGGGTCCAACAAATAGTTCTCAATTGCTGCCAGGAag GAATGCCCCTCGAAGTGGGTTGACGCGCAATCTATAG
- the LOC135652627 gene encoding glucan endo-1,3-beta-glucosidase 3-like isoform X3, with translation MPSPTMVAALLKSQQIRNVRLYDADPAMLAALTNTGIRVTVSVPNEQLLAVGQSNATAANWVARNVVAHVPAVNITAIAVGSEVLTALPNAAPLLVPALRYIHSALVAANLDGVIKVSTPHSSSLILDSFPPSQAFFNRTLEPVFVPMLKFLQSTGSYLMLNVYPYYDYLQSNGIIPLDYALFRPLPPNKEAVDANTLLHYTNVFDAVVDAAYFAMAYLNVTNLPVVVMESGWPHKGDPTTEPDATTDNANTYNSNLIRHVINSTGTPKHPGVSVPTYIYELYDEDLRPGVTSEKFWGLFDANGVPAYTLHLTGSGMLLANDTSSQTFCVAKEGADEKLLQAGIDWACGPGKVDCSPLTQGKPCYDPDTVEAHASYAFNEYYHGMGMAVGTCHFSGVAAITTTDPSHDSCLFSGSGGRNGTVLNGTSLATSPNSTSSTSSDAHSFYQSKVVLQIVEALLSGLVFL, from the exons ATGCCGTCGCCGACGATGGTGGCGGCGCTGTTGAAGTCGCAGCAGATCCGCAACGTACGGCTTTACGACGCCGACCCGGCCATGTTGGCCGCCCTTACCAACACCGGCATCCGCGTCACCGTCTCCGTCCCAAACGAGCAGCTCCTCGCCGTCGGCCAGTCCAACGCCACCGCCGCCAACTGGGTCGCCCGCAACGTCGTCGCCCACGTCCCCGCCGTCAACATCACCGCCATCGCCGTCGGCTCCGAGGTCTTGACCGCTCTCCCCAACGCCGCCCCCTTGCTCGTGCCCGCGCTACGCTACATCCACTCCGCGCTCGTGGCCGCCAACCTCGACGGCGTCATTAAGGTCTCCACGCCGCactcctcctccttgatcctcgacTCCTTCCCGCCGTCGCAGGCCTTCTTCAACCGCACCCTCGAGCCGGTCTTCGTCCCCATGCTCAAGTTTCTCCAGTCCACCGGTTCCTATCTCATGCTCAACGTCTACCCCTACTACGACTACCTGCAATCAAACGGCATCATCCCATTGGATTACGCTCTTTTCCGCCCTCTTCCACCGAACAAGGAGGCGGTCGACGCCAACACCCTTCTCCACTACACCAATGTCTTCGATGCAGTCGTCGACGCCGCCTACTTCGCCATGGCCTACCTCAACGTCACCAATTTGCCGGTCGTCGTCATGGAGTCAGGGTGGCCGCACAAGGGTGACCCGACGACGGAGCCTGACGCCACCACCGACAATGCGAACACCTACAACAGCAACCTCATCCGCCATGTGATCAACAGTACCGGCACGCCCAAGCACCCAGGGGTCTCGGTGCCCACCTACATTTACGAGCTCTACGACGAGGATCTCCGCCCAGGGGTGACGTCGGAGAAGTTCTGGGGGTTGTTCGATGCGAATGGCGTGCCGGCGTACACGCTGCACCTGACGGGGTCGGGGATGCTGCTGGCGAATGACACCTCGAGCCAGACGTTTTGTGTCGCCAAGGAGGGAGCAGACGAGAAGTTGCTGCAAGCGGGGATCGACTGGGCGTGCGGGCCAGGGAAGGTGGATTGTTCTCCCCTGACGCAGGGGAAGCCCTGCTATGACCCTGACACAGTGGAGGCGCACGCTTCATATGCGTTTAACGAGTATTACCATGGGATGGGGATGGCAGTCGGGACATGCCACTTCAGCGGGGTTGCTGCTATCACCACAACAGATCCAA GTCATGACTCTTGTTTGTTTTCTGGAAG TGGTGGGAGAAATGGCACGGTTCTGAATGGCACCTCATTGGCTACTTCCCCTAACTCAACTTCATCCACCTCTAGTGATGCTCACAGTTTCTACCAATCCAAAGTAGTTCTTCAAATCGTTGAAGCTCTACTATCGGGACTGGTGTTTTTGTAG